A single genomic interval of Natronoarchaeum philippinense harbors:
- a CDS encoding ABC transporter permease produces MSGANAWIDVAKKDFADAARSKMLWALSALMILFVGIASYAPKALGGDTSIEAALNFMSTPMLVLVPILAMIVGYMSIVGERDTGSIRMLLSLPIVRGEVVVGKFLGRLGVLSVPTLLGFGVGAVVMFALYGELPAGSFVEFLVLTLLVAVLYIALAVSISASVDSRGKAMGLAAGTIIVLEYLWSAVPLGVYYLLNGNLRISGGPPEWFMFLSTVTPKAALQKFLFMFFDFGFADQLSSLQAGSDAPIYLQNWFSGIIVLLWIAVPLAIGYLRFQRATIS; encoded by the coding sequence ATGAGCGGAGCAAACGCGTGGATCGACGTTGCCAAAAAGGACTTCGCGGACGCCGCGCGCTCGAAGATGCTGTGGGCGCTGTCGGCGCTGATGATCCTGTTCGTCGGGATCGCCTCCTACGCGCCGAAGGCGCTCGGCGGCGATACGAGCATTGAGGCGGCGCTGAACTTCATGAGCACGCCGATGCTAGTGCTGGTTCCGATTCTCGCCATGATCGTCGGCTACATGTCGATCGTCGGCGAGCGCGACACGGGCAGCATCCGAATGCTGCTTTCGCTCCCGATCGTCAGAGGCGAAGTCGTCGTCGGGAAGTTCTTGGGTCGACTCGGCGTCCTCTCGGTGCCGACACTGCTCGGCTTCGGCGTCGGCGCCGTGGTGATGTTCGCGCTGTACGGCGAACTCCCTGCGGGTTCGTTCGTCGAGTTCCTCGTGCTGACGCTGCTGGTCGCTGTGCTGTACATCGCCCTCGCAGTCAGTATCTCGGCGAGCGTCGACTCTCGCGGGAAGGCGATGGGCCTCGCTGCGGGCACGATCATCGTCCTCGAATACCTGTGGTCGGCGGTTCCGCTCGGTGTCTACTACCTCCTGAACGGCAACCTCAGAATAAGTGGCGGCCCGCCTGAGTGGTTCATGTTCCTTTCGACGGTGACGCCGAAAGCGGCGCTCCAGAAGTTCCTGTTCATGTTCTTCGACTTTGGCTTCGCCGACCAGCTCAGTTCGCTGCAGGCTGGTAGCGACGCGCCGATCTACCTGCAAAACTGGTTTAGCGGCATCATCGTCCTGCTGTGGATCGCCGTCCCACTGGCGATCGGCTATCTCCGATTCCAGCGCGCGACGATCAGCTAA
- a CDS encoding ABC transporter ATP-binding protein: MSPPAIETNNLTRQFDDVLAVDSLDLTVRSGEIYGFLGPNGAGKSTTINMLLDYIRPTGGSATVLGHDAQSEIKEIHQRVGVLPDDVGLYDRLTARKHVEFVIDVKDANSDPDELLERVGLADAADRKAGGFSKGMGQRLRLAMALVNDPELLILDEPTSGLDPNGARELREIVRQENERGTTVFFSSHILGQVEAVCDRVGIMNNGQMVVEDSIEGLRDQVGSDTQLTVQVGDQPDGVEAALGSLDAVESVTVEGSTIRVGLSDRSSKTSVLSTIEDAGLTVDDFTTEQASLDDLFASYTSSGADTGPEPAEVDA; the protein is encoded by the coding sequence ATGAGTCCCCCTGCAATCGAAACCAACAATCTGACGCGGCAGTTCGACGACGTACTCGCCGTGGACAGCCTCGATCTCACCGTCCGCTCGGGTGAGATCTACGGCTTTCTGGGCCCGAACGGCGCCGGGAAGTCGACGACGATCAACATGCTCCTCGACTACATCCGGCCGACCGGCGGGAGCGCTACGGTGCTGGGCCACGACGCTCAGTCCGAGATCAAGGAAATCCACCAGCGCGTCGGTGTGCTGCCGGACGATGTCGGACTGTACGATCGACTGACCGCGCGAAAGCACGTCGAGTTTGTGATCGACGTGAAAGATGCCAACTCCGATCCCGACGAGTTGTTAGAGCGCGTCGGACTCGCCGACGCCGCCGACCGCAAGGCCGGCGGCTTCTCGAAGGGGATGGGCCAGCGACTCCGCCTTGCGATGGCGCTGGTGAACGATCCCGAACTGCTGATCCTCGACGAGCCTACCTCCGGGCTCGATCCAAACGGCGCGCGCGAACTCCGGGAGATCGTCCGCCAAGAGAACGAGCGCGGGACGACCGTGTTCTTCTCCAGTCACATCCTCGGACAGGTCGAAGCGGTCTGTGACCGCGTCGGCATCATGAACAACGGCCAGATGGTCGTCGAAGACTCGATCGAAGGGCTTCGCGATCAGGTCGGCTCGGACACGCAACTGACGGTTCAAGTCGGCGACCAACCCGACGGCGTCGAGGCCGCACTCGGTAGTCTCGATGCCGTCGAGAGCGTTACAGTCGAGGGATCGACGATTCGCGTCGGTCTCTCTGATCGCAGCTCGAAGACCTCGGTCCTCTCGACGATCGAAGACGCCGGCCTCACGGTCGACGACTTCACCACCGAGCAGGCCAGCCTCGACGACCTGTTCGCCAGCTACACGTCGTCCGGTGCTGACACTGGCCCCGAACCCGCGGAGGTGGACGCATGA
- a CDS encoding DUF7409 domain-containing protein, with the protein MTGNEGTDEELLDLRYVGPATASTLTDESVSPEDIRKKRISYQTLVEAGINAGVATKIRRWHSLPWTYDSEDHHLDRRSKNVRGLEDDEREWVAASSDWREDAAASDDTDENARTDDDWQRAGDTAADGQVGDARTDDDWQRNDETGTTDSDAMADQEDDRPVLTAGDWTPTAGNQPTTEADDSDADALTSGDWSPEEVGDTAETDGSGSTEARESAWRRKSRADPVTDVPSLDDDVAATLVDASVTSVRRLATADPEHVGNVLDLPTETVREWVDAAAAHLDE; encoded by the coding sequence GTGACAGGGAACGAAGGGACGGACGAGGAGTTACTTGATCTGCGATACGTCGGCCCAGCGACGGCGTCGACGCTGACCGACGAGTCGGTGTCGCCCGAAGACATCCGGAAGAAACGGATCTCCTACCAGACGCTCGTCGAGGCGGGCATCAACGCCGGCGTGGCGACGAAGATCCGCCGCTGGCACTCGCTGCCGTGGACGTACGACAGCGAGGATCACCATCTCGACCGTCGATCGAAGAACGTTCGCGGCCTCGAGGACGACGAGCGCGAGTGGGTCGCCGCCAGCAGCGACTGGCGCGAGGACGCCGCGGCGTCCGACGACACGGACGAGAACGCACGTACGGACGACGACTGGCAACGCGCTGGCGACACAGCGGCCGACGGTCAGGTCGGCGACGCGAGAACGGACGATGATTGGCAGCGGAACGACGAGACAGGAACGACCGACAGCGACGCGATGGCGGACCAAGAGGACGACCGCCCGGTGTTGACCGCGGGCGATTGGACGCCGACCGCCGGCAACCAACCCACAACCGAGGCTGATGATTCAGACGCCGATGCGCTCACGAGCGGTGACTGGTCGCCAGAGGAGGTCGGTGACACCGCAGAGACCGACGGCAGCGGTTCCACCGAAGCCAGAGAGTCGGCGTGGCGCCGCAAGTCGCGAGCCGATCCCGTCACCGACGTTCCTTCCCTCGACGACGACGTTGCAGCGACGCTTGTCGACGCCAGCGTGACGAGCGTGCGACGCCTCGCGACCGCCGATCCGGAACACGTCGGGAACGTGCTCGACCTGCCGACCGAGACCGTCCGAGAGTGGGTCGACGCCGCCGCGGCGCACCTCGACGAGTAG
- a CDS encoding amphi-Trp domain-containing protein: MADRTSYTDTMTRDQIADQLRELAETFESSDPAVQVGNKSVYLSPPDSINYQIDVVERSSLLRGDHETIQIELGWKPE, encoded by the coding sequence ATGGCGGATCGAACGTCCTACACCGACACGATGACGCGGGATCAGATCGCCGATCAACTCCGAGAGCTCGCCGAGACCTTCGAATCGAGCGATCCGGCCGTACAAGTCGGCAACAAGTCGGTCTATCTGTCCCCACCGGATTCGATCAACTATCAGATCGACGTGGTCGAGCGCTCGTCGCTGCTGCGGGGAGACCACGAAACGATCCAGATCGAACTCGGATGGAAGCCGGAGTGA
- a CDS encoding 3-hydroxyacyl-CoA dehydrogenase family protein — MVRTLDSVSRVGVVGAGTMGSGIAQVAATAGYDVVMRDVEQAYIDDGFDTIDDSLDRLVARDALNESDAERARERIVGTTDLADLAGCDLIVEAVVENMDIKQDVFAELDTLVDADVVLGTNTSTLSITRIAAATGTPGRVVGLHFMNPVPVMDGVEVVVGEQTGTGAVDLAHNFAAELDKETWEADDKPGFVTNRILMPWLNEGIRAFDEGVATKEDIDRGMRLGTNVPMGPLELADHVGLDVVLHASETLAEELGDRYRPAYLLRRKVDAGHLGKKSGQGFYEYD; from the coding sequence ATGGTTCGGACACTCGATTCCGTCTCGCGCGTCGGCGTCGTCGGCGCCGGCACGATGGGCAGCGGCATCGCGCAGGTGGCGGCAACGGCGGGCTACGACGTCGTAATGCGAGATGTCGAACAGGCCTACATCGACGACGGGTTCGACACGATCGACGACAGCCTCGACCGGCTCGTCGCCCGCGACGCGCTGAACGAGAGCGATGCCGAACGCGCTCGCGAGCGCATCGTGGGGACGACCGACCTCGCGGACCTAGCCGGCTGTGACCTGATCGTCGAAGCGGTCGTCGAGAACATGGATATCAAACAAGACGTGTTCGCCGAGTTGGATACGCTGGTCGACGCCGATGTCGTGCTCGGAACCAACACGAGCACGCTCTCGATCACCCGCATTGCGGCCGCAACCGGGACACCCGGCCGCGTCGTCGGCCTGCACTTCATGAACCCGGTGCCGGTGATGGACGGCGTCGAGGTCGTGGTGGGTGAGCAGACGGGCACCGGCGCCGTCGATCTGGCCCACAACTTCGCGGCCGAACTGGACAAGGAGACGTGGGAGGCCGACGACAAACCCGGCTTCGTCACCAACCGCATCCTGATGCCGTGGCTCAACGAGGGGATCCGTGCGTTCGACGAGGGCGTCGCCACGAAGGAGGACATCGACCGGGGGATGCGCCTCGGGACGAACGTCCCGATGGGGCCGCTCGAACTGGCCGACCACGTCGGGCTCGATGTCGTGCTCCACGCCTCGGAGACGCTCGCCGAGGAGCTTGGTGACCGGTACAGGCCCGCCTACCTGCTTCGCCGGAAGGTCGACGCGGGCCACCTCGGCAAGAAGAGCGGGCAGGGGTTCTACGAGTATGACTGA
- a CDS encoding class 1 fructose-bisphosphatase — translation MSEQLAPTDDDIDRIVDDVFETVADATPELRRSIRGRRGETDDENPSGDRQLEADQQFDRLLVDRLGRLDGVGTYASEERDDPVDCGEGVSLTVDPLDGSSNLKSNNLVGTIVGVYDGELPASGRNLIGAGYVVYGPTTTMVQARGDAAVEYEVVDGERRPLRPVDLPDDPTVFGFGGGDDEWVSAFERYAQEIRSELKLRYGGALVGDVNQVLRYGGVFAYPTLESREEGKLRLQFEANPMAYILRAAGGAATDGDRSILDVSAEELHQRTPLYVGNKELLRRLPDEL, via the coding sequence GTGAGCGAGCAACTCGCCCCCACTGATGACGACATCGACCGCATCGTCGACGACGTGTTCGAAACCGTCGCCGACGCGACGCCGGAGCTTCGGCGCTCGATCCGCGGCCGCCGCGGGGAAACCGACGACGAGAATCCGAGCGGCGACCGACAACTGGAAGCCGACCAGCAGTTCGATCGCCTGCTCGTCGACCGACTCGGCCGACTCGACGGCGTCGGCACCTACGCCAGCGAGGAACGGGACGACCCGGTCGACTGCGGTGAGGGCGTGAGTCTGACGGTCGATCCGCTCGACGGGTCCTCGAACCTCAAGTCGAACAACCTCGTGGGCACCATCGTCGGCGTCTACGACGGCGAACTTCCCGCGTCGGGACGAAATCTGATCGGGGCTGGCTACGTCGTCTACGGCCCGACGACGACGATGGTACAGGCCCGGGGCGACGCCGCAGTGGAGTACGAGGTCGTCGACGGTGAGCGCCGGCCGCTTCGCCCGGTCGATCTCCCCGACGATCCGACGGTGTTCGGCTTCGGCGGCGGCGACGACGAGTGGGTGTCGGCGTTCGAGCGCTACGCCCAAGAGATCCGCTCGGAGCTAAAGCTCCGCTACGGCGGCGCGCTCGTCGGCGATGTGAACCAAGTACTGCGCTACGGCGGCGTGTTCGCCTACCCGACGCTGGAATCCCGCGAGGAGGGGAAACTCCGTCTGCAGTTCGAGGCGAACCCGATGGCCTACATCCTTCGCGCGGCCGGCGGCGCCGCGACTGATGGCGACCGGTCGATCCTCGACGTCTCTGCTGAGGAACTCCACCAGCGGACGCCGCTGTACGTCGGCAATAAAGAACTGCTCCGTCGGTTGCCCGACGAACTTTAG
- a CDS encoding class I fructose-bisphosphate aldolase, producing the protein MLPLTDSALARDGKVLILAMDHGLEHGPTDFEAVPDTLEPETVFEAATHDAVTAMAVQKGVAEAYYPSYEDDVALLAKLNGTSNLWMGEPYSPQNWSVEYAAELGADAIGYTVYPGSNHEPRMFEEFRDAQENARDHDLPVVMWSYARGQGLKNDTKDEVIAYAARIGLELGADVAKVKYPGSREAMEWAVDAAGDTKVVMSGGSKVDDYQFLESVESVIDAGGAGLAVGRNVWQRENPGRILDALERVIFEEESAEAALSEVES; encoded by the coding sequence ATGCTCCCGCTGACCGACTCGGCACTGGCGCGCGACGGGAAGGTACTGATCCTTGCGATGGACCACGGGCTAGAGCACGGGCCAACGGACTTTGAGGCCGTCCCGGACACGCTCGAACCCGAAACCGTCTTTGAGGCCGCCACCCACGACGCCGTGACGGCGATGGCGGTGCAGAAAGGCGTCGCCGAAGCGTACTACCCCTCCTACGAGGACGACGTGGCGCTGCTGGCGAAGCTCAACGGTACGAGCAACCTCTGGATGGGCGAGCCGTACTCGCCCCAAAACTGGTCGGTCGAGTACGCTGCGGAACTGGGCGCCGACGCCATCGGGTACACGGTCTACCCCGGATCGAACCACGAGCCGCGAATGTTCGAGGAGTTCCGCGACGCCCAAGAGAACGCCCGCGACCACGACCTGCCGGTCGTGATGTGGTCGTACGCGCGGGGACAGGGACTTAAAAATGACACCAAAGACGAAGTGATCGCCTACGCAGCGCGCATCGGGCTGGAGTTGGGGGCAGACGTGGCGAAAGTCAAGTACCCCGGCAGCCGCGAGGCGATGGAGTGGGCCGTCGACGCCGCCGGCGACACCAAGGTCGTGATGAGCGGCGGGTCGAAGGTCGACGACTACCAGTTCCTGGAGAGCGTCGAATCCGTGATCGACGCCGGCGGCGCGGGGCTGGCCGTCGGACGCAACGTCTGGCAGCGCGAGAACCCCGGGCGCATCCTCGACGCGCTCGAACGAGTCATCTTCGAGGAAGAGAGCGCAGAGGCCGCACTTTCGGAGGTCGAATCGTGA
- a CDS encoding cytochrome ubiquinol oxidase subunit I: protein MPTAPLLSAEFASRVQFGWTISVHILFASLSIGLAPFIIYFTWKDVRTGDPQYARLREFWVKLFGIGFVMGTVTGIPMSFQFGTNFPVFAEAAGEMIGGPLAFEAKMAFFLEAVFLGVLLFGRERVSDRTFVLSSVLTGVGAWLSGFWILVVNAWMQTPQGFELVERNGMQIAQLTDPVAAFLTPRLPWMYVHMINASVISVTLLVAGVSAYFVWRKRNSEAWNTALRAAVVLLLLTAPLQAIHGDAYGRHVADTQEQKFAAMEAHYDTGQADLHLIAIPKSVDSLTDPRTDNLWTISLPAMGSFLASGGDFSEEVVGLHEYDDNPPVALVFWSFRFMVGLGFLFIGLALWGGNLLRKGRLSESDRYLRAMILATPLGFAALLTGWYVTEIGRQPWVIQGVLKTNDAVSTTLTAGEATGTLVAFVALYIVLLTAFGFAFKWLIEGELVRMGVREESDTTRPQLPLVSSDE from the coding sequence ATGCCGACCGCTCCGCTCCTGTCGGCGGAGTTCGCGAGTCGGGTCCAGTTCGGCTGGACGATCAGCGTCCACATCCTGTTCGCTTCGCTGTCGATCGGGCTGGCTCCCTTCATCATATACTTCACGTGGAAGGATGTCAGGACTGGCGATCCACAGTACGCCCGTCTCCGCGAGTTCTGGGTGAAACTCTTCGGCATCGGCTTCGTCATGGGGACGGTCACCGGGATCCCGATGAGTTTCCAGTTCGGGACGAACTTCCCCGTGTTCGCCGAGGCGGCGGGCGAGATGATCGGCGGGCCGCTCGCGTTCGAGGCCAAGATGGCCTTTTTCCTCGAAGCAGTCTTCCTCGGCGTCTTGCTGTTCGGCCGTGAGCGCGTTTCCGATCGGACCTTCGTGCTGTCGTCGGTTCTGACCGGCGTCGGCGCGTGGCTCTCGGGCTTCTGGATTCTCGTCGTCAACGCTTGGATGCAGACGCCACAGGGCTTCGAACTCGTCGAGCGCAACGGAATGCAGATCGCCCAGTTGACCGATCCGGTCGCCGCCTTCCTGACGCCCCGGCTTCCGTGGATGTACGTCCACATGATCAACGCCTCGGTGATCTCCGTCACGCTGCTGGTCGCCGGCGTCTCGGCGTACTTCGTCTGGCGAAAGCGAAACTCCGAGGCGTGGAACACGGCGTTGCGCGCCGCCGTCGTCCTCCTGTTGCTCACCGCGCCGCTGCAAGCGATCCACGGCGACGCCTACGGACGCCACGTCGCCGACACCCAAGAACAGAAGTTCGCAGCGATGGAGGCCCACTACGACACGGGACAGGCGGATCTGCACCTCATCGCCATCCCCAAGAGCGTCGACTCGCTGACCGATCCGCGGACCGACAACCTCTGGACAATCAGCCTCCCGGCGATGGGATCGTTCCTCGCGAGCGGCGGCGACTTCTCCGAGGAGGTGGTCGGCTTACACGAGTACGACGACAACCCTCCCGTCGCACTGGTGTTCTGGTCGTTCCGATTCATGGTCGGGCTCGGGTTCCTGTTTATCGGGCTCGCGCTCTGGGGCGGCAATCTCCTGCGCAAGGGGCGGTTGTCCGAGAGCGACCGCTACTTGCGGGCGATGATACTGGCGACGCCGTTGGGTTTCGCAGCGCTCCTGACTGGATGGTACGTCACCGAGATCGGGAGGCAGCCATGGGTGATACAGGGCGTCCTCAAGACGAACGACGCTGTCTCGACGACGCTCACGGCGGGCGAAGCGACCGGGACGCTCGTGGCGTTCGTGGCGCTCTATATCGTCTTGCTCACCGCCTTCGGCTTCGCGTTCAAGTGGCTGATCGAAGGTGAGCTAGTTCGGATGGGCGTGCGCGAGGAATCGGACACGACTCGGCCACAGCTTCCGCTGGTGAGCTCCGATGAGTAG